DNA from Spirochaetota bacterium:
GGTGATACGATTGACCTGGGTAATATGCCCTGTCAGGTGTATGAGGTCCCTGGTCATACTCGCGATTCTTTGGCATATTATTTCCCCACTATCAAAATGCTTTGTCCTGGTGAATCAGTAGGCGTTCCAGAAGGTACTGATGGACAGAATGTGCAAGTTGAATTTTTATCCTCATATGAGGACTATTTTGCATCGCTTGAAAAAATGGCTTCCCTTGATGTAAAAATTCTATGTTTAGCTCATGGATTTGTATATACCGACGATGATGTGGTATCTTTCTTTACCACATCAATTAAAGCAACACAACAATACAAAAATCTACTTCTTGAATATCTAAATACAGTAAACGGAGATATTGACAAAGCAATACAATTAATTGTTCAAGAGGAGTATGATAAAAAAGGAACTATACATCAGGAAAGAAATGCCTATATATCAAATCTCACTGCACAGGTGAAATTAGTTGCTAAAGAATATCAGTGTATCAAGGGGTAGCCAAAGAAATAACAAACCACATGAACATGACAATAATAAGGATACCCCACAGTGCAACAAGTCCCATTGCTATCCCGGGGTGGTTATATACCCATTTAAAAACAGCGGTCTCTTTGTATTGAATAATAATAGTAAAAACTTTATCAAATAGTGTGGATTTCTTCTTTGACTTTTTCTTTATAGAATTGGTAGCCATTACTCCCTCTCACCATGCAAAAATACACACCCCCTTACATTACAATGATTATATTAATATTTTAATAATTGTCAATCAATAAAATTTTGTAATATATCTATTTTTTCTGGCTGTAGTAATTTCGGATATATTCATCAATATACCCTTGAGGATCTTCAACAGCAGCCTTAGTAATGACAAAGCGTTCTGCATTCATTAACTTTATAGCATACGGGTAATCATGAAACAAATTATCACAAAACTGCTTTATACTCATCCCTGCAGCACGTGCCTTTTCCTGGATAATGTGCAATGCTTCATCTTCAAATTCCATTACTATACCATGTTGTAATAAAAATTCTTTCTGGAATTTGCGGATGTTGTCACTCAATAATATTTGTTTTAATACTTCTTCGGGATATTCCACAACTTCCCTATTTACCACAAGCTTTTTTATATCTGTAGATGGAAGAGTTTTTTCAAATTTTATAAGCGTTTTCTCAAATACACTCAAAAGCCCTCGTGCACCTGTTCGTTCATTATACGCTTTTGTAGCCAGCATTTTCAAAGCTTCATCTGTAAATTCAAGTTCAATGCCGTAAGCCTTAAAATCCAGCTTTTTACCCATTACAACAGTGCTATATTTATTCTTTAATATTTTATATAACCCTTCCTCATCAAGATCATTAAGGACCACAGTAACGGGAAGGCGACCAACAAATTCTGATTCAAACCCATATTCAATCAAATCCTCAGTCTTAACCATTTTAAGGACACTTTGCCTATCCTCACGTCTGATTTGTGATTTATCAAATCCAATTGCCTGCCTATTTAAACGCTTATTGATAATATCTTCAAGTCCACTAAATGCTCCGGATACTATAAATAAAATATTTTTGGTATTTATCTTTTTGCGGGTAACTTTACCTGTACGCTGTGCTTCCATAGCTGCTTCTACCTGGGAAGCAAGGTCATGTGGCGTTTTGAGGTCCACATCTG
Protein-coding regions in this window:
- a CDS encoding MBL fold metallo-hydrolase, with the protein product MKLFAQGKINDCCHAIGHIGYPSYVIKGNLYTMMVDAGINLLAPKYYHDLVSLLGDPPKLHYAAITHSHYDHLGAIPYLIKKIPGLTTVGAERIEKLLSKQSVIDYMTQLSDIQRPVFSQITGNEDVALSYFNIALPVKEGDTIDLGNMPCQVYEVPGHTRDSLAYYFPTIKMLCPGESVGVPEGTDGQNVQVEFLSSYEDYFASLEKMASLDVKILCLAHGFVYTDDDVVSFFTTSIKATQQYKNLLLEYLNTVNGDIDKAIQLIVQEEYDKKGTIHQERNAYISNLTAQVKLVAKEYQCIKG
- a CDS encoding AAA family ATPase; the protein is MPNQMPENLKNIKDIIDLEDELHKVSPEAEPVGGKAGVRAKRGDINFQLKPEELESYLNKYIVGQEEAVEIIATKICTHFNRMHLEQELPEDEKIVGNIKSNMLLIGPTGVGKTYIIKLIAKKIGVPFVKADATKFSETGYVGGDVEDLVRELVHEADGDIAKAEYGIIYLDEIDKIASSGTVYGPDVSRAGVQRNLLKLMEEADVDLKTPHDLASQVEAAMEAQRTGKVTRKKINTKNILFIVSGAFSGLEDIINKRLNRQAIGFDKSQIRREDRQSVLKMVKTEDLIEYGFESEFVGRLPVTVVLNDLDEEGLYKILKNKYSTVVMGKKLDFKAYGIELEFTDEALKMLATKAYNERTGARGLLSVFEKTLIKFEKTLPSTDIKKLVVNREVVEYPEEVLKQILLSDNIRKFQKEFLLQHGIVMEFEDEALHIIQEKARAAGMSIKQFCDNLFHDYPYAIKLMNAERFVITKAAVEDPQGYIDEYIRNYYSQKK